A DNA window from Bdellovibrio sp. BCCA contains the following coding sequences:
- a CDS encoding ABC transporter ATP-binding protein, with product MIEFRNLVKRFGTRTVLNGLSLKIHEGEIIFILGTSGTGKSVLLKNLVGLMTPDEGEIWIDGEEVSKFSEEQYLPIRKKCGMVFQHPALFDSLTVYENVAFGLRRHYQLDEETIREKVTKALKLVHLAGIEKKKPAQISYGMQKRVSLARTVALEPRILLFDEPTTGLDPVTTTAVNQLIYDLSRELKTTSMVVSHDMNCALSIADRIVVLDKGQIVALGTPEELKRSEHPLVKDFLAEVFSA from the coding sequence GTGATTGAATTTAGGAACCTCGTTAAGAGATTTGGCACAAGAACAGTTCTTAATGGATTAAGTCTAAAAATCCATGAGGGCGAAATCATTTTCATCTTGGGGACATCCGGGACAGGTAAATCCGTCCTTCTAAAAAATCTTGTAGGGCTGATGACTCCTGACGAGGGAGAAATCTGGATCGACGGCGAAGAAGTTTCAAAATTCAGCGAAGAACAATATCTTCCTATCCGCAAAAAATGCGGAATGGTGTTTCAGCATCCCGCTCTTTTTGACTCTCTTACAGTTTACGAAAATGTAGCCTTTGGACTTCGTCGCCATTATCAATTGGACGAAGAAACCATTCGCGAAAAAGTCACAAAGGCTTTAAAGCTTGTGCATCTTGCTGGCATTGAAAAGAAAAAACCCGCGCAAATTTCTTACGGAATGCAAAAGCGTGTGAGTCTTGCACGTACGGTGGCTTTAGAGCCCAGAATACTTTTGTTCGATGAACCCACCACAGGTCTAGATCCGGTCACGACAACAGCCGTGAATCAATTGATCTATGATCTTTCACGAGAGCTTAAAACAACATCCATGGTGGTCAGTCACGATATGAATTGTGCGCTTTCCATCGCCGATCGGATTGTGGTTCTTGATAAAGGACAAATTGTTGCGCTGGGAACGCCTGAAGAATTAAAACGCTCGGAACATCCTCTGGTGAAAGATTTCTTAGCAGAGGTTTTTAGCGCATGA